In Colwellia sp. PAMC 20917, a single genomic region encodes these proteins:
- a CDS encoding FKBP-type peptidyl-prolyl cis-trans isomerase has product MKIADKTVVQFHYTLKDEAGNEIESSYAGDPLAYLHGYKNMLVGVENALVGKEVGNKFSVTLQPEDTYGERKEDMIQRVPAKHLQDGQGTTKWQAGMTASVETEQGQRQVTIVKAGKFMITVDINPPLAGMVLTFDLDVIDVRAATDEEIEHGHAHGAGGHHH; this is encoded by the coding sequence ATGAAAATTGCAGATAAAACCGTTGTTCAATTTCACTACACCTTAAAAGATGAAGCTGGCAATGAAATTGAATCATCATACGCGGGTGATCCTTTAGCCTATCTTCATGGCTATAAAAATATGTTAGTCGGTGTTGAAAATGCCTTAGTGGGTAAAGAAGTAGGCAACAAATTTTCAGTTACGCTACAACCAGAAGATACTTACGGTGAGCGTAAAGAAGATATGATCCAACGTGTTCCAGCAAAACATCTACAAGACGGTCAAGGGACCACTAAATGGCAAGCTGGCATGACAGCTTCTGTTGAAACCGAGCAAGGTCAACGTCAAGTGACTATTGTTAAAGCGGGCAAGTTTATGATCACGGTTGATATTAACCCACCCCTTGCTGGTATGGTATTAACCTTTGACTTAGACGTCATTGATGTACGTGCTGCTACAGATGAAGAAATTGAACATGGTCACGCACATGGCGCTGGCGGTCATCACCACTAA
- the tsaA gene encoding tRNA (N6-threonylcarbamoyladenosine(37)-N6)-methyltransferase TrmO, protein MTVSPENQVTFNYIGRVNSPYKEKFAIPRQPGLVSAAQGSILLLDDANNEELLRGIEQFSHLWILFIFHGTQRQGWKPLVRPPRLGGNKKLGVLATRSTFRPNPIGMSVVKLEGITQNNKQTVINISGLDLLDQTPVVDIKPYIPYSDSIDNAQAGFAQQQPLQALTTKFSQQAQDDMQKYQREYPELALFIEQVLTQDPRPAYKKRQGDDKIYGMKLYNLNICWQVNLNNEMYVLSINKVDD, encoded by the coding sequence ATGACTGTATCACCTGAAAACCAGGTAACCTTCAACTATATTGGTCGCGTTAATTCTCCCTACAAAGAAAAATTCGCTATTCCTCGTCAACCGGGTCTAGTGAGTGCAGCACAAGGCTCAATTTTATTGCTTGATGATGCCAATAACGAAGAGTTACTTCGTGGCATTGAGCAATTTAGTCACCTGTGGATATTGTTTATATTTCATGGTACGCAACGCCAAGGTTGGAAACCGCTCGTGAGACCACCTCGCTTGGGAGGAAATAAAAAACTGGGGGTATTAGCCACTCGCTCTACATTCAGACCTAACCCAATTGGCATGTCGGTAGTAAAGTTAGAGGGTATTACGCAAAACAACAAACAAACTGTTATTAATATTTCTGGACTAGACCTGCTTGATCAAACGCCCGTTGTTGATATTAAACCTTATATTCCCTACTCTGATAGTATTGATAATGCACAGGCCGGCTTTGCACAACAACAACCCTTGCAAGCGTTAACCACCAAGTTTTCTCAGCAAGCACAAGATGATATGCAAAAGTATCAACGAGAGTATCCAGAGCTAGCACTTTTTATTGAACAAGTCTTAACGCAGGACCCTAGGCCCGCTTATAAAAAGCGACAAGGCGATGATAAAATCTATGGCATGAAACTCTATAATTTAAATATATGCTGGCAAGTAAATTTAAATAATGAAATGTATGTGCTGTCAATAAATAAAGTTGATGATTAA
- a CDS encoding gluconeogenesis factor YvcK family protein, with protein MQLEKLNVVAIGGGHGLGRVLSTLSFLKKQLTGIVTTTDNGGSTGRLRKRSSSIAWGDLRNCLTLLVDEDSVGSQLFDFRFDGQDELGGHNLGNLILYALGKLQSRPLDSIKLVRRLLGVRTPLYPMSETPTDLMAFYPKGRCKIGELSVDKMPIMPEKLLLAPLVKTLPLCIESIRSADLIILGPGSFLTSVIPPLLVRDITKAIQASSAHCVFIENLGPEDSPAAALSLDEKLNWIKENIGCLPIDSVICQNETVTSTILPVIHCDLSNGSDSHNHDKEKLLQALKLCISGIDKQNSISA; from the coding sequence ATGCAGCTAGAAAAGCTAAATGTTGTCGCTATTGGTGGCGGACACGGTTTAGGTCGTGTGTTATCTACTCTCTCTTTTTTAAAAAAGCAGTTAACGGGTATAGTAACCACAACCGATAATGGAGGCTCTACTGGCCGCTTACGTAAGCGCAGTAGTTCTATTGCTTGGGGCGATTTACGTAATTGTTTAACATTACTTGTTGATGAGGACTCTGTTGGCAGCCAGTTATTTGATTTTAGATTTGATGGGCAAGATGAACTGGGTGGTCACAATCTAGGAAATCTTATTTTATATGCCCTGGGGAAATTGCAATCTCGGCCACTTGATTCGATAAAGCTTGTCAGACGTTTATTAGGGGTTAGAACGCCTTTATATCCGATGTCAGAGACACCAACCGATCTTATGGCCTTCTACCCCAAGGGACGTTGTAAAATAGGTGAACTCTCAGTTGATAAAATGCCGATAATGCCAGAAAAATTATTATTGGCCCCGTTGGTTAAAACCTTGCCTTTGTGTATTGAGTCAATAAGGTCTGCTGATTTGATTATTTTAGGCCCTGGGAGCTTTCTTACCAGCGTTATTCCACCCTTGTTAGTGCGAGATATTACTAAAGCGATTCAGGCAAGCTCTGCTCATTGTGTATTTATTGAGAACTTAGGGCCAGAAGATAGTCCAGCCGCAGCATTATCATTAGATGAGAAACTTAATTGGATCAAAGAAAATATTGGCTGTTTACCTATTGATAGTGTTATTTGTCAAAATGAAACGGTAACATCTACTATTTTACCCGTGATTCATTGCGACCTTTCTAATGGTTCAGACAGTCATAACCACGATAAAGAGAAACTGTTACAGGCATTAAAACTTTGCATAAGTGGTATTGATAAACAAAATAGTATTTCTGCCTAG
- the apbC gene encoding iron-sulfur cluster carrier protein ApbC, whose translation MFSKIFSSKTLPSDAKQTLVDSLNRYRSENFPQGMLYPDIDPEITLEKGNDIVIKLSLPFPCNSEIHLLSEMLTKEVKQTVRFDVKYNVKPVRRHELLGIKNIIAIASGKGGVGKSTTAVNLAYALIAEGASVGILDADIYGPSVPTLLGLKGAKPSSDDGKLLTPINANGLSAMSLGFLVDEDDATVWRGPMASRAFSQLLNETDWQGIDYLIVDMPPGTGDIQLTLSQQVPVAASVVITTPQDIALADAIKGIAMFEQVKVPVLGIIENMSYHQCENCGHHSHLFGEGGGQRVANKYDTQLLGQLPLDVSIRRDADQGVSPLLTDNTSNISEQYRKIARTIAAQLYLQLDSRSPNTAKILIED comes from the coding sequence ATGTTCTCAAAGATATTTTCGTCAAAAACACTCCCCAGTGACGCTAAACAAACGCTTGTTGATAGCTTAAATCGTTATCGCAGTGAAAATTTTCCTCAAGGAATGCTGTATCCTGATATTGACCCTGAAATTACCTTAGAAAAAGGCAATGATATTGTCATTAAATTGTCTTTACCTTTCCCCTGCAATAGTGAAATACACTTATTAAGTGAAATGCTTACTAAAGAAGTTAAGCAAACCGTTCGTTTTGATGTTAAGTACAATGTTAAGCCGGTTCGCCGCCATGAACTCCTAGGTATAAAGAATATTATTGCTATTGCCTCTGGAAAAGGTGGAGTAGGGAAGTCGACAACAGCGGTTAATCTTGCCTATGCGTTAATCGCAGAAGGAGCCTCGGTTGGCATTTTAGACGCTGATATTTATGGCCCATCAGTTCCTACATTACTGGGTTTAAAAGGAGCAAAGCCTAGCTCTGATGATGGTAAGTTACTCACGCCAATAAATGCCAATGGTTTAAGCGCAATGTCGCTGGGTTTTTTAGTCGATGAGGATGATGCAACTGTTTGGCGAGGTCCAATGGCAAGCAGAGCTTTTAGTCAATTACTTAACGAAACTGATTGGCAAGGTATAGATTATTTAATTGTTGATATGCCCCCAGGCACCGGTGATATTCAATTAACGTTATCACAACAAGTACCCGTGGCAGCTTCTGTGGTTATTACCACACCACAAGATATAGCACTGGCTGACGCGATAAAGGGTATTGCGATGTTTGAACAAGTAAAAGTACCTGTGCTTGGTATTATTGAAAATATGAGTTATCACCAATGCGAAAATTGTGGTCACCATTCACACTTGTTTGGTGAAGGTGGAGGTCAACGGGTTGCCAATAAATATGATACGCAACTTTTAGGACAACTGCCGCTTGATGTCAGTATTCGTCGCGATGCAGACCAAGGGGTTTCGCCATTATTAACAGATAACACTAGTAACATCAGTGAGCAATACCGTAAGATAGCGCGAACTATCGCTGCACAATTATATCTGCAGTTGGATTCACGCAGTCCAAATACCGCAAAAATATTGATTGAAGATTAG
- a CDS encoding cation:dicarboxylate symporter family transporter, protein MLFVKPPLLVQIILAMFLGLLMGYHFSTEYSVIDNTANAFVTALQMTVLPYIVLSLVVGIGGLTPSKAKKVSKQSLLIILMMIAVVLFFIFSTPLSFPQWQHAEFYSNNTIQSVPEFSLVDLFISANPFNALANTLIPAVVFFSICMGLGLMKIKSKRQTLLMLSNLQQATANINGFIMKFAPLGIFCIGWRAAVTLDASQLDGLVVYMLSAIVLVTLLCFVVFPAIVATVTPFGYREIVSVSREPMITAFATGSFFSVLPVIVENTKKLLKQKYPQDSDLEKISEIIVPISFSLPVGGKLLALLFVLFAAWFSGAHISFTDHINLVVAGLPQLFGSTTLAMQNLLELFNVSGAMFDFYLVAENLIGARLSAIFSVVFSSCLPLLIATAMLKRFTIKWRVLLRNLAIIPLVSVLAFISLRFSFDAISHQYQGYTKFIERDFLFTGVESNYLENSPANAVIKPTFSPVLKRIQQRGFIRVGYFRDDLPYAFHNNNGKLVGFDIEIMNQLAIDLNVNVEFVRIFHHQAEALLQSGYLDITTGIPVIPDNMTKFTLTVPYSQQSLAFIVKDERRVEFKLWSKIIENKALIIGIPETFFYQTAVERNFIHNKAWKISTPRLFFKEKHQHFDGMLFGAAAASAWTLLYPEYTVIVPKPVLAPISMAFPINHNDQAFELFMRNWINMKQQSKVIDKLFNYWISNKAPVKANISK, encoded by the coding sequence ATGTTGTTTGTTAAACCACCGTTATTAGTACAAATTATCTTAGCGATGTTTCTTGGGTTGTTGATGGGGTATCACTTTTCAACCGAATATTCAGTGATTGATAACACCGCAAATGCTTTTGTTACTGCCCTGCAAATGACCGTACTGCCTTATATTGTGCTGTCACTAGTTGTTGGTATAGGTGGGCTTACGCCGAGTAAAGCCAAAAAGGTCTCTAAACAAAGTTTATTGATTATCTTAATGATGATAGCGGTCGTACTATTTTTTATTTTTAGCACCCCTTTGTCCTTTCCTCAATGGCAACATGCCGAGTTTTATTCTAATAACACCATACAATCTGTGCCAGAATTTAGCTTGGTTGACTTATTTATCTCGGCAAACCCTTTTAATGCCTTAGCAAATACTTTAATCCCTGCGGTAGTTTTTTTTAGTATCTGTATGGGGCTTGGTTTAATGAAGATTAAATCTAAAAGACAAACCTTGTTAATGCTTTCAAACTTACAACAAGCAACCGCAAACATTAATGGTTTTATTATGAAATTTGCCCCTTTGGGTATATTTTGTATCGGTTGGCGTGCCGCTGTTACTCTTGATGCAAGCCAACTCGATGGTTTAGTTGTTTATATGCTTAGTGCAATAGTTTTGGTAACTCTGCTTTGTTTTGTAGTATTCCCCGCCATTGTTGCTACGGTCACCCCTTTTGGTTATCGAGAAATAGTTAGTGTTTCTCGCGAGCCAATGATCACTGCTTTTGCTACAGGCAGCTTCTTTTCAGTATTGCCTGTGATTGTTGAAAACACTAAAAAATTACTTAAGCAAAAATACCCTCAAGATAGCGATCTTGAAAAAATATCAGAGATTATTGTGCCAATATCTTTTAGTTTACCCGTCGGTGGTAAGCTGCTTGCTTTACTTTTTGTGCTCTTTGCCGCTTGGTTCTCTGGTGCCCATATTTCTTTTACTGATCATATCAATCTAGTTGTTGCTGGCTTGCCACAGTTATTTGGTAGCACAACATTAGCGATGCAAAATTTACTAGAATTGTTTAATGTTTCCGGTGCTATGTTCGACTTTTATTTAGTGGCAGAGAATCTTATTGGCGCTCGATTAAGTGCTATTTTTTCAGTGGTATTTTCTAGCTGTTTACCGCTATTAATTGCCACGGCAATGTTAAAACGCTTTACTATAAAATGGCGTGTACTGCTGCGTAACTTAGCGATAATCCCGCTTGTATCGGTATTGGCATTTATCTCCTTACGTTTTAGTTTTGACGCTATAAGTCACCAGTATCAAGGCTATACCAAATTTATAGAGCGAGACTTTTTGTTCACTGGTGTTGAAAGCAACTACCTCGAAAACAGCCCTGCTAATGCTGTCATCAAACCTACATTTTCTCCTGTGCTAAAACGAATTCAGCAACGTGGTTTTATTAGGGTTGGCTATTTCAGAGATGACTTACCTTACGCCTTTCATAACAATAACGGTAAGTTGGTCGGTTTTGATATTGAAATAATGAATCAACTCGCCATTGACCTCAACGTCAATGTTGAATTTGTAAGAATATTTCATCATCAAGCGGAAGCACTCTTACAATCAGGCTATTTGGATATCACGACAGGTATTCCCGTTATCCCAGATAATATGACTAAATTCACCCTTACGGTGCCTTATTCTCAGCAATCACTGGCCTTTATTGTAAAAGATGAAAGGCGTGTAGAGTTTAAGCTATGGTCTAAAATCATCGAAAATAAAGCGCTGATTATCGGTATACCTGAAACTTTTTTCTACCAAACCGCTGTTGAACGCAACTTTATTCATAATAAGGCCTGGAAAATATCAACACCCAGATTATTCTTTAAAGAAAAGCATCAACATTTTGATGGTATGCTATTTGGTGCTGCTGCAGCTTCTGCCTGGACATTATTATATCCTGAGTACACAGTTATTGTGCCTAAACCTGTCTTAGCACCTATATCTATGGCATTCCCGATTAATCATAACGATCAAGCTTTTGAACTGTTTATGCGTAATTGGATAAATATGAAACAACAAAGCAAAGTTATTGATAAATTATTTAATTATTGGATCAGTAATAAAGCCCCTGTTAAAGCAAATATAAGTAAGTAA
- the dcd gene encoding dCTP deaminase: MRLSDKDIETSLERGEIIITPAPDSSMISGVSVDIRLGNEFRVFQDHTAPYIDLSGPKAEMQKAMDSVMSDEIVIADGEAFFLHPGELALAVTYESVTLPDNIVGWLDGRSSLARLGLMVHVTAHRIDPGWSGQIVLEFYNSGKLPLALRPKMKIAALNFETMSSSAARPYNKREDAKYKNQTGAVASRISQDEASKN; encoded by the coding sequence ATGAGATTGTCCGACAAAGACATAGAAACATCGCTTGAAAGAGGTGAAATTATTATTACACCCGCACCCGATAGCAGTATGATTTCAGGGGTAAGTGTTGATATTCGTTTAGGTAATGAATTTCGCGTTTTTCAAGATCATACCGCACCTTATATCGACTTAAGTGGTCCCAAAGCTGAAATGCAAAAAGCGATGGACTCAGTAATGAGTGATGAAATTGTTATCGCTGATGGTGAGGCTTTCTTTTTACATCCAGGTGAATTAGCGCTAGCGGTTACCTATGAGTCGGTTACCCTACCTGATAATATCGTTGGTTGGTTGGATGGTCGTTCATCATTAGCGCGCTTGGGCTTAATGGTCCATGTTACCGCGCATCGCATCGATCCCGGTTGGTCTGGACAGATTGTTTTAGAGTTTTATAATAGTGGTAAGCTTCCTTTGGCGCTTCGCCCTAAAATGAAAATAGCGGCACTAAATTTTGAAACTATGTCTTCAAGCGCTGCACGTCCTTATAATAAACGTGAAGATGCCAAATATAAAAATCAAACAGGTGCTGTTGCTAGCCGTATTAGTCAAGATGAAGCTTCTAAAAACTAA
- a CDS encoding EamA family transporter, whose amino-acid sequence MIRAKRSRGVVHLSLKDRKQLTLMAKHWRMCLFVGITSVIGSIGWFTAASFENAAYVKALGQVEFFITLLLTYRIFKERISRIEYLGMLLIIVSVVILLLWA is encoded by the coding sequence GTGATCAGAGCGAAGCGAAGTCGCGGGGTAGTTCACCTTAGTTTAAAAGATAGAAAGCAACTTACCTTAATGGCTAAACATTGGCGTATGTGTTTATTTGTTGGTATCACCAGCGTTATTGGTTCAATTGGTTGGTTTACTGCCGCTAGTTTTGAAAATGCAGCCTATGTGAAGGCACTAGGGCAAGTAGAGTTTTTTATTACTTTATTGTTAACTTATCGAATTTTTAAGGAGCGTATTAGTCGAATTGAATACCTAGGCATGTTATTAATTATTGTTAGTGTGGTTATTTTATTACTTTGGGCATAG
- the metG gene encoding methionine--tRNA ligase, producing the protein MSLSESSSTAKNKRKILVTCALPYANGSIHLGHLLEHIQTDIWVRFQRMRGHETYFVCADDAHGTPIMLKAHELGVTPEEMINGVREEHMSDFADFHISFDNYHSTHSPENEAFAHEIYNRLHAKGHIKTRVISQLYDPEKGMFLPDRFVKGTCPKCQAADQNGDSCDECGATYSPTEVLNPRSVVSGATPVLKDSEHYFFDLPAFSEMLQDWTRSGALQDEMANKLAEWFESGLQQWDISRDAPYFGFEIPNAPGKYFYVWLDAPIGYMGSFKNLCDKTGIDFDAFWALDSEAELYHFIGKDIIYFHSLFWPAMLEGAGFRKPTAVHAHGFVTVNGAKMSKSKGTFIKGRTYLDHLNPEYLRYYYAAKLTHKIDDLDLNLEDFAQRVNSDLVGKVVNIASRCASFITKRFDGMLSENIDNPALAEEVMAAGDSIAAHYEARDFARGMREIMALADKVNEYIAVKEPWQLVKDETKQQEVQDICSLGINMFRTLMIYLKPVLPVLADSTATFLNDELTWEGHKKLLTSHKINKFKALLQRVDMDKVNAMTDASKDNLLVKDDAEKPVKKAKKEKIVDNSAALNDPLGCDPISEEIQFDDFAKIDLRIVKIINAEHVEKADKLLRLTLALDSKEEGGKTRQVFAGIKSAYQPEDLIGKHTVMVANLAPRKMRFGMSEGMVLAAGPGGKDLWILNPDDGAQPGMRVK; encoded by the coding sequence ATGTCGTTATCAGAGTCATCATCAACCGCTAAAAATAAACGTAAAATTCTTGTAACTTGTGCGCTGCCTTATGCCAATGGCTCTATTCATTTAGGTCATTTACTCGAACATATTCAGACCGATATTTGGGTGCGTTTTCAACGTATGCGCGGCCATGAAACTTATTTTGTTTGTGCTGATGATGCCCATGGCACGCCTATTATGCTTAAAGCGCATGAGTTAGGGGTAACACCTGAAGAAATGATCAATGGTGTCCGTGAAGAGCATATGAGCGACTTTGCAGACTTTCATATTAGTTTCGATAACTATCATTCAACGCATAGTCCAGAGAATGAAGCGTTTGCTCACGAAATTTATAATCGTTTGCATGCTAAAGGTCATATTAAAACTAGAGTCATCTCTCAACTATACGATCCAGAAAAAGGGATGTTCTTACCTGACCGCTTTGTCAAGGGCACTTGTCCTAAGTGTCAGGCAGCCGATCAAAACGGCGATAGCTGTGACGAGTGTGGCGCGACGTATTCGCCCACTGAAGTGCTAAACCCGCGTTCAGTTGTTTCTGGCGCAACACCAGTATTAAAAGATTCAGAGCACTACTTCTTTGACTTGCCTGCTTTTAGTGAGATGTTGCAAGATTGGACACGAAGTGGCGCATTGCAAGATGAAATGGCTAATAAGTTAGCTGAATGGTTTGAGTCTGGTTTACAACAATGGGATATTAGCCGCGACGCTCCTTATTTTGGCTTTGAAATACCCAATGCTCCGGGCAAATACTTTTATGTCTGGCTAGACGCTCCTATTGGTTACATGGGCAGTTTCAAAAACTTATGTGATAAAACCGGTATCGATTTTGATGCGTTTTGGGCACTTGACTCAGAAGCTGAGCTCTACCATTTTATTGGCAAAGACATTATATATTTTCATAGTTTATTCTGGCCAGCTATGCTCGAAGGTGCAGGTTTTAGAAAACCAACGGCAGTGCATGCTCATGGTTTTGTGACTGTTAATGGCGCAAAAATGTCTAAGTCTAAAGGCACCTTTATTAAAGGCCGTACTTATTTAGATCATTTAAATCCTGAATATTTACGTTATTACTATGCGGCTAAATTAACCCATAAAATTGATGATTTAGACTTAAATCTTGAAGATTTTGCGCAACGAGTCAATTCAGACTTAGTGGGTAAAGTGGTTAATATTGCCTCACGTTGTGCCAGTTTCATCACTAAACGCTTTGACGGTATGTTGTCAGAAAACATCGACAACCCAGCTCTCGCTGAAGAGGTCATGGCGGCAGGTGACTCTATTGCCGCTCACTATGAAGCGCGTGATTTTGCCCGTGGTATGCGTGAAATAATGGCATTGGCCGACAAAGTTAACGAATATATAGCCGTAAAAGAACCATGGCAGTTAGTGAAAGATGAAACTAAGCAACAAGAAGTGCAAGACATCTGTTCGCTAGGTATCAATATGTTTCGCACCTTAATGATTTATTTAAAGCCAGTATTACCGGTATTAGCTGATAGCACAGCGACGTTTTTAAATGATGAATTAACTTGGGAAGGACATAAGAAATTATTGACGAGCCACAAGATCAATAAATTTAAAGCCTTACTACAGCGTGTCGACATGGATAAAGTTAACGCAATGACAGATGCATCGAAAGACAATTTACTTGTTAAAGATGACGCTGAAAAACCGGTAAAAAAAGCGAAAAAAGAAAAAATCGTCGATAATAGTGCGGCTCTTAATGACCCATTAGGGTGTGATCCTATTAGCGAAGAAATTCAATTTGACGATTTTGCTAAAATTGATTTGCGTATAGTAAAAATCATTAATGCCGAGCATGTAGAAAAAGCTGATAAACTGCTACGTTTGACCCTTGCTCTTGATTCCAAAGAAGAAGGTGGTAAAACACGCCAAGTGTTTGCTGGTATTAAGTCAGCGTATCAACCAGAAGATTTAATTGGTAAGCATACCGTGATGGTTGCTAATTTGGCGCCAAGAAAAATGCGTTTTGGTATGTCTGAAGGCATGGTGCTTGCGGCAGGCCCTGGTGGTAAAGATTTATGGATATTAAATCCTGACGACGGTGCACAGCCGGGTATGCGGGTGAAATAA
- the rcsF gene encoding Rcs stress response system protein RcsF: MKPTSKTNNKLILMLTLIGLSACSSQYTVSTNLDKGNFQTYFSHAQVKIFQDESEFPGRYKLIGLVEGEDCQAKSHHALPDKIAARTEARRQAAQQQANAIIFSGCALIDDDQANKQCNATLVCYGIAYQVEPLKKIN; the protein is encoded by the coding sequence ATGAAGCCAACAAGTAAAACCAACAATAAATTAATACTAATGCTGACGTTGATCGGATTATCAGCATGCTCATCTCAATATACCGTTTCAACAAATTTGGACAAAGGAAATTTTCAAACATATTTCAGCCATGCACAGGTAAAAATTTTTCAAGATGAGAGTGAATTTCCTGGCCGTTATAAACTTATTGGCTTAGTTGAAGGTGAAGATTGTCAGGCAAAAAGTCATCATGCCTTACCTGATAAAATAGCGGCAAGAACTGAAGCGCGTAGACAAGCAGCTCAGCAACAAGCGAATGCGATAATTTTTAGCGGTTGCGCGCTGATTGATGACGACCAAGCAAATAAGCAATGTAATGCAACCCTTGTCTGCTATGGTATTGCTTATCAAGTTGAACCGCTTAAAAAGATTAACTAA